CACGTTGCGGGAGTTCGTCAGCGAGGAGGGCCTGAACCGGGCGATCATCCACGTTCCGGACGGCGTCGAGATTCGCGAAGTCCTCTCGGATATCAACCGCCGCGGGCTCTCGGTATCGATGGTCGCCCGCCGCGAGCGGGCTTCGAGCGGCGTTTCGGCGCTCGACGCTCCCGCGCGAAACGCGATGCTCGAGCGTCTCACGACGAGACAGCAGGAGGTCGTTCGGACGGCCTACCACGGCGGGTTCTTCGAGTGGCCACGGCAGACGACGGGCGAAGAGATCGCTGGCTCGCTGAACATCTCCCCGCCAGCATTTCACAAACACGTGCGGGCCGTCGAACAGAAGGTTTTCAGGGCCCTGTTCGAAGGGATGACGACTGACGGTTAATTGATTAACCCCTTCTCAGCGAGGCTATTATACAGTTAACGACCAGCTTCTTTACGGCAAACCGAGAACGGGGTACTGTCTTCCCACCGACCGAACTGGGGGTGTGTACTACTAATGACAGAGATGACGCCGCGACAACGTTCCTCATCGGTAGAGGACTGCTACACAGTACAGTACGACCGACTCGGCGACGAGCCGCTCAGCGTGACGATCGCTGATGCCGTTGCAACGCACAGCGGGACGGACGTGACGGAACTCGAACCCCTTCACTACGCGATCAACGCCGACGCACTCGAGCGCCTGTTCGAACCGCGATCGAACGGACTTCGAACCGGCGGTTCGGTAACGTTCGAGTACAATGACTGCACCGTTACCGTTACGGCTGACGGCGAGATCCACGTCGAATCTTCCTGAGTGGCGCAGCGACGCTGCGAGTCCTCTCTGCTGCTCCGACCTATCGCGTTGTCGACCAGTTCCAGCCCCGAGTGATATAAACACATTATATTGTAATTATTCAGCAACCAAAACGGGTATGTACGAGCGGTAGTAAGCACGGTACCATGGTAAAGGATACCGTACAAACGATGAAAGATGTGAACCACACGCCGCCAGAGGGTGAGTCGGTGACGAACGTCTGGCACCGCGGCGATCGCGACGAATAACGTTCAGGTCCGCGTTCGCGGTCGGTGGGAGGCGCTCGACTCTCGCTCACCCTTCGCTTCCCGTTTTCCCGCGCAGTGTGTGTTGAACCTCGCCAGTACCGGGATCCGTCGACGCCCCACTGTCTGTGGCTCGTTGACGTACTTCGGTCGCTCTCGAGACGATGCCTCGGCTCCGCGTTTCCGGTATCGGCCCGCGTTGGATAGAAACGAGTCCCCTCGAGGACGCGCCGTCTCGTCGGTCGATCCTGATCCCACTCCGGTTCGGGACTGGGAGTCGACCGACCGCAGCACCGGACCACACCCGACTCGATTCCGCAGCAAGGCGCCGACGAGTGATTCCCTATGAATCTCGACATGGCTCACCGCACTGATATCGTGTTCGAATAGTACGAGTGCGGGCGAGTATCCGAATTTGTAATCGAGAAGGAAATCTCACTCCACGATCTCGACATCGCGATCACGACGGTCGCTAAAGAGCGACCGTCCGATCGAGCAAAAACCCATACGTATCCGGTAGAGCCGCTCTCAGATCTCGTCTTCTCCTGTCTGGTATCCGTATCTCAGCCATCTTTTTGAACGACGAGCTGCCAGTCGTCGTGTATCTGTACAGCATACCGGTGATCGTTATGAAGCGTCAGATCGACAGTGACGGTAGCAATATCGCCGTTGTTGGTGATGAGACGGTTGAGTGCCTCCGGATCTATGTGGTCGTAGAGTCTGATTCCCAGGTCTGTCTGGAAATCCGTCGGATCAACGTCTTCGATGGCAGCGATGGCCTGCACGATGGCGGTACTGGGCGGTGTATCTGTGTCGTACTGGTGTTCAATGCGTCTCTGGTCGTTCGAATCGCTGAAGATATTCGGCGAAGTCATCAGTGTAAGTTAGATGCACCTCGCACGGAGAGAGACACGATCTCGTTGCACACACTCGCAGGCATTTCGATTCGAATTAGCCGGTGAGCATCACTGGTAGAGTACGTTCTCGCTTTCGGTCAGTGAACCGGATGATTGCCGATCCGTCTCGATACACGCGCCACCTGTACGTAACACGGTATTTTTTCGAAGTAGTTTGCACCGAAGAGCGGCAATTCGTTACCGATAGAGTGCGAACTGAGCACCAGATTCGTAATCGCCATCGGAGCTACTGCTGATCGATTATCGGTTCGACTGTCACATCATATGACATTATCAGTCGGTATTTCAACGCGGTGTACTTCTTCCAGTAGTGAGGTTTGCCGTTATCGGTCGCGGGAGCAGACGATCAGTTCATCACTTTCGAACCGAATTTGATAGCGGTCAATAGCGAAGGAGACGATGGCCTGTTCGGATCGTTGATTTCGTACGAGCACATCGAGCGCTTCCGGATCAACGTAATCGTAGAGAGTGATTCCGCACTCGGTTGTGAGTTCGGCTGGATCGACGTTCTTGACGGTTGCGAGAGCGTTAATTACAGCGATACTCGGTTTCGTAGCCGACCAATCGTCCGTCCTCTGTACGTGGATAGAACTCGAATCAGAACTCCTCTCGGCCCCCGACTGGTCTCCCTCGTCCATGCCCCTCGTATGCTATCGAGCATCATAACGTTGTGTGATTTTTAGAGTGAATCTCGTACGGGCTTAGTCCGCCCGATTGCTGTCGAATCGCTACGTGGTCCCGTCGCCTTCCGGTTTCGGAAGATGGGCGTGCTCCAACTCGAAAATAAGCCGTTCGGTACGTACTGTCCCTCTGATCCGGGGAAGGGCACTCGGGACAGACGTGTTCGGTGACCCCACCCAGTGTTACGACGTTCTCCTCGCTGCCGATCAACCGTGTGAGGACCGATCGACGTTCTGATTTCACGACCACTTCTCGAGTTCGGTATCGACCGTCCCGAGAGCGAGAGCAGTCCGCACGACGCGCCGATCTCCTCCAGGGTGGTGATCCTGTGAGACAACCGATCGTATGGTATCGTCGATGAGTGACGAGCCGAACGACCGTTTCACCCCACTTGTTGAATACCTTCGCTGAAGAGGATGCAGTATGAGCGACGAACCTGATACTCGAATTGACCACCCAGAGAGGCTCTGCCATGCGATAGTTGCGGTTCTCGAAGAACTCGAGCAGGAAGAGATAATCGAGGAAGAACGAGCATCTGAACTGCGCTCTCAAATTTACCGCTCGATCAGTACCCGTGATAAATTCCCTGAGGAATAGCCCGGGACACTGTTTCACCTCTGAGTCGACCGCCGACGCGGACTCTCGAGGATCTACGGGCTTGGAGCGAGCCGGCGCGCTTCTCGGTGTTATCGTTCGTCTCCGACTCGTGATGTCTGTGAAAAGCGTGCCCGGGGCGGGGAGGGCTCCGAACCACGGAAAGACTCACTCCGTTCGTCTTTCCTGCCTTCACCTCGCTCCGCTCGGTGAAGACCACCGGGTTCGTCGCCCCATCCCGAGCACTGGGTTTCAGACTCGTCACTCACTACGTTCGTGACGTCGCGAAGAAAGCTAGTGCCCGGGGAGGGCTCCGAACCCTCGATCTCCGCATGTCCCAGGTTCGAGGCTCGGCAGTCCTCTAGGGACACGGAGGCTTCCAAGGCGAAACCGCACCGAATCTCTGAACCCTATGAGTGCGGCGCTATGTCCAGCTAAGCCACCCGGGCTCGTCTTCTGGTAGTGCCGTCTGTTTCTTTAACCTTCCCATTCACCGCGGCCGTGCAACGTGGACCCACGGATTTATCACCTGCCCTTACCAAACCCGGCGTA
This DNA window, taken from Natronococcus sp. CG52, encodes the following:
- a CDS encoding HalOD1 output domain-containing protein, with protein sequence MTEMTPRQRSSSVEDCYTVQYDRLGDEPLSVTIADAVATHSGTDVTELEPLHYAINADALERLFEPRSNGLRTGGSVTFEYNDCTVTVTADGEIHVESS
- a CDS encoding HalOD1 output domain-containing protein, translating into MTSPNIFSDSNDQRRIEHQYDTDTPPSTAIVQAIAAIEDVDPTDFQTDLGIRLYDHIDPEALNRLITNNGDIATVTVDLTLHNDHRYAVQIHDDWQLVVQKDG
- a CDS encoding HalOD1 output domain-containing protein codes for the protein MDEGDQSGAERSSDSSSIHVQRTDDWSATKPSIAVINALATVKNVDPAELTTECGITLYDYVDPEALDVLVRNQRSEQAIVSFAIDRYQIRFESDELIVCSRDR